Proteins encoded within one genomic window of Methanosarcina barkeri str. Wiesmoor:
- a CDS encoding FprA family A-type flavoprotein produces the protein MNTKEEISGVVELSRGVYWVGAIDWNGRDFHGFTTPGGTTYNSYLVIGKKTALIDTVKAPFAEEMLGRISKIIDPSKLDYIVVNHMEPDHSGSLAELKKQTNAKIIITKKGLDILNGYFREAGSEKWDIETVKTGDQLDLGGKTLIFLEATMLHWPDSMETFLKEDRILFSNDGFGQHIATSKRYDFEVGNVLPEAAEYYANILMPFHIALLRYFKLIEEMKIEPLQIAPSHGIIWKQDLEKILAEYKAWANGEVKEKVLVIYDTMWNSTEIMAKEITEAIWATGVKVKMLNLRKNARSLIMKEMLDAAAFAVGSPTLNNGVFPTVGDFLIYTKGLRPQKKKAIAFGSYGWGGGAVKIIEQELKNTGVDVLEPGLQVRYRPSEEDLEKCREIGKRLADVAKKQ, from the coding sequence ATGAACACAAAAGAAGAAATCAGTGGAGTTGTTGAGCTCTCCAGAGGAGTTTACTGGGTAGGAGCAATTGACTGGAACGGCAGAGATTTTCATGGGTTTACTACTCCTGGGGGAACAACATATAACTCATACCTTGTAATTGGGAAAAAAACTGCCCTTATCGATACTGTAAAAGCTCCTTTTGCAGAAGAGATGCTTGGACGAATCAGTAAGATAATTGACCCTTCAAAGCTTGACTATATCGTAGTAAACCATATGGAACCAGATCATTCCGGTTCCCTGGCAGAGCTTAAGAAGCAAACGAACGCAAAAATTATAATTACAAAAAAAGGACTCGATATCCTCAACGGTTACTTCAGAGAAGCAGGTAGTGAGAAATGGGATATTGAAACTGTTAAGACAGGTGACCAGTTAGACCTTGGAGGTAAGACTCTTATCTTTCTGGAAGCTACAATGCTTCACTGGCCTGACAGCATGGAGACTTTCCTGAAAGAAGATAGAATCCTTTTCTCAAATGACGGTTTCGGGCAGCATATAGCTACCTCAAAAAGATATGATTTTGAAGTAGGAAACGTGCTTCCAGAAGCAGCTGAGTACTATGCGAATATCCTTATGCCTTTCCACATCGCTCTTCTTCGCTATTTCAAGTTAATAGAAGAAATGAAAATAGAACCTCTACAGATAGCGCCTTCTCATGGAATCATCTGGAAACAGGACCTCGAAAAGATCCTTGCAGAATATAAAGCCTGGGCTAATGGGGAAGTAAAAGAAAAAGTGCTCGTCATATATGATACTATGTGGAACAGCACGGAAATAATGGCAAAAGAGATTACAGAAGCAATCTGGGCTACCGGTGTTAAAGTAAAAATGCTTAACCTGCGTAAAAATGCTAGAAGTCTCATTATGAAAGAGATGCTTGACGCGGCTGCCTTTGCAGTGGGTTCCCCAACTCTTAATAATGGAGTTTTTCCAACCGTTGGCGACTTTTTAATATATACTAAAGGTCTTCGTCCGCAAAAGAAAAAAGCTATAGCATTTGGGTCTTATGGATGGGGAGGCGGAGCAGTAAAAATCATAGAACAGGAATTAAAAAATACAGGAGTCGATGTGCTCGAACCCGGGCTTCAGGTAAGATATAGGCCGTCTGAAGAAGATCTGGAAAAGTGCAGAGAAATTGGAAAACGGCTTGCCGATGTTGCAAAAAAGCAATAA
- a CDS encoding aldo/keto reductase yields MLYRKIPKNGDGLSILGFGCMRLAARDGMIDEERATRQVRYAIDHGVNYVDTAWPYHMGESEPFLGRALADGYREKIKLATKLPSWTINSRKDMDSILNAQLERLRTDHIDYYLVHGLVGLLWDKMEKLEVLNFLDRAKADGRIINAGFSFHGSAGDFKRIVDAYPWTFCQIQYNFLDEKNQAGTEGLEYAASKNLGIIIMEPLRGGKLTNPVPPEVQEIWNEAPVKRTPAEWALRWIWNRPEVTVVLSGMNEESHIEENLKTASEAYPNSLTEAELQLIKKAEQKYRKLMKTGCTGCRYCIPCPSGVDIPGCFEIYDNFYLSGNEKEAKLMYAAKPGGIIRGDAAGYASQCVQCGQCAEKCPQHLDIPSLLEAVKEKFEGKDHKGWRMIAKKAFRKE; encoded by the coding sequence ATGCTTTACAGAAAAATTCCAAAGAACGGAGATGGACTTTCAATACTGGGATTCGGATGTATGCGCCTTGCAGCCAGGGACGGAATGATAGATGAAGAAAGGGCTACCCGGCAAGTTAGATATGCAATTGATCACGGAGTAAACTATGTCGACACGGCCTGGCCGTATCACATGGGAGAAAGTGAGCCTTTCCTTGGGCGGGCTCTTGCAGATGGATATAGAGAAAAAATTAAACTTGCTACAAAACTTCCTTCCTGGACAATAAATAGTAGAAAGGATATGGACAGTATCCTGAATGCCCAACTTGAAAGGCTCAGGACTGACCATATCGATTATTACCTTGTTCACGGGCTTGTAGGACTTTTATGGGACAAAATGGAAAAGCTTGAAGTGCTGAATTTTCTTGATAGGGCAAAAGCTGACGGCCGAATTATAAATGCAGGTTTCTCCTTCCACGGATCGGCAGGGGATTTCAAACGGATTGTAGATGCATATCCCTGGACTTTCTGTCAGATTCAATATAATTTCCTCGATGAAAAGAATCAGGCAGGAACGGAAGGGCTTGAGTATGCTGCTTCAAAAAACCTGGGTATTATTATCATGGAACCCCTGCGAGGAGGCAAGCTGACAAATCCCGTACCTCCTGAAGTACAGGAGATCTGGAATGAAGCTCCTGTAAAGCGCACTCCAGCCGAATGGGCCCTTCGCTGGATCTGGAACCGGCCCGAGGTTACAGTTGTGCTTTCAGGCATGAATGAAGAGTCTCATATTGAAGAAAACCTGAAAACCGCATCTGAAGCCTATCCAAACTCTCTGACTGAAGCCGAACTGCAGCTTATAAAAAAAGCGGAACAAAAATACAGGAAACTTATGAAAACCGGTTGTACGGGCTGTAGATATTGTATACCCTGCCCTTCAGGCGTCGATATTCCTGGCTGTTTTGAGATCTACGATAACTTTTACCTGTCAGGTAATGAAAAAGAAGCAAAACTTATGTATGCGGCAAAGCCAGGGGGAATAATAAGAGGGGATGCAGCAGGGTATGCCTCCCAGTGCGTCCAGTGCGGACAGTGCGCTGAAAAATGCCCACAGCACCTGGATATTCCTTCCCTGCTCGAAGCCGTGAAGGAAAAATTTGAGGGCAAAGACCATAAGGGATGGAGAATGATAGCGAAAAAAGCATTCAGAAAAGAGTAA
- a CDS encoding flavin reductase family protein: protein MKQSIGAKPLAFPTPTWVVGTYDMNGKPNAMTVAWGGICCSNPPCVSVSLRKATYSYANIMENRAFTVSIPSEAYVKQADHFGIASGRDEDKFETACLTPVRSELVPAPYVGEFPFVLECKLLHNFEIGLHTLFVGEILDIKADESVLDEKGNPEIEKIRPVIYSPGDRSYYGVGCNLGKAFSIGKEC, encoded by the coding sequence ATGAAACAATCAATAGGAGCAAAGCCACTTGCATTTCCGACTCCAACCTGGGTTGTCGGTACCTATGACATGAATGGAAAGCCAAATGCCATGACTGTAGCCTGGGGAGGAATCTGCTGTTCGAACCCTCCATGTGTCAGCGTATCCTTAAGAAAAGCGACTTACAGCTATGCCAACATCATGGAAAACAGGGCATTTACTGTCAGTATCCCTTCAGAAGCTTATGTAAAACAAGCGGATCACTTTGGAATCGCAAGCGGAAGGGATGAAGATAAATTTGAGACCGCCTGCCTGACGCCGGTAAGAAGTGAGCTTGTGCCTGCTCCTTATGTGGGTGAGTTTCCTTTTGTTCTTGAGTGCAAACTTCTGCATAACTTCGAGATCGGGCTTCATACCCTGTTTGTAGGAGAAATCCTGGATATCAAAGCCGACGAATCCGTGCTCGATGAAAAAGGAAATCCTGAGATTGAAAAAATTAGACCTGTTATATACAGCCCGGGGGATAGAAGCTATTATGGCGTAGGGTGTAATCTTGGAAAAGCTTTTTCGATAGGGAAAGAGTGCTGA
- a CDS encoding Ig-like domain-containing protein: MLGVLAGTAVIHTVKKHMCCNSFLPEALKSFSIPFKHKHTPPKVKSIYPDRQTFAFRHDYPIWVEFDTPMNNATITKETVIVRSSASKEPVDGLLDTGSRMLMFRPHGEYPIDESGAEITITLLGSETGSGFIMDERGIALDGNEDGKPGGNYEYTYRIIR, encoded by the coding sequence ATGCTGGGTGTACTCGCAGGAACTGCCGTCATACATACCGTTAAAAAACACATGTGCTGCAACAGTTTCCTTCCAGAAGCTTTAAAATCTTTTTCCATTCCTTTCAAGCACAAACACACTCCTCCGAAGGTAAAATCCATCTATCCTGACAGGCAGACCTTTGCTTTCAGGCATGATTATCCTATCTGGGTCGAGTTCGATACGCCTATGAACAATGCAACCATTACGAAAGAAACCGTAATAGTTAGAAGTTCTGCATCAAAAGAGCCTGTAGACGGATTACTGGACACAGGATCCAGAATGTTGATGTTCCGTCCTCATGGCGAATATCCTATAGACGAATCAGGTGCCGAAATAACAATTACTTTACTTGGGAGCGAAACCGGATCAGGATTCATAATGGATGAGCGCGGTATTGCTCTGGATGGAAATGAAGACGGAAAACCTGGCGGAAACTATGAATATACTTACAGAATTATAAGATAA
- a CDS encoding IPT/TIG domain-containing protein, with protein MKIRLTNRTHASEIKPARPKSERFFACLLLTLLLFGLLTSPAIAKTNWDISPSHPNVGDTLKLTGTASPEEELGADISFKKELPVTEGRYQYLLEEIRIPYGKNNLFTVTGKGVENLDVSVKKLIWIKLSSDASGGTATISQGHVPPLTYKILISGDALSKASSVKLTVTASQTITADSNGNFEFNYDTSALPAGKYVVTIGNKAKTIELGSGNQNAPAISSISPSKGPSGEQVTITGTGFYGATGVYFGGKKASYYSIQGGTKIVVPAPKGSGTVQVTVNSENGKSNSVSYTYTSPKIS; from the coding sequence ATGAAAATTCGATTGACAAATAGAACTCATGCAAGCGAAATAAAACCTGCAAGACCAAAAAGTGAGCGTTTTTTTGCCTGTTTGCTATTAACACTTCTTCTTTTTGGTTTACTAACTTCTCCAGCAATAGCTAAGACTAACTGGGATATTTCTCCCTCACATCCGAATGTTGGAGATACTCTGAAACTAACAGGCACAGCTTCTCCGGAAGAGGAGCTCGGAGCTGATATTTCATTTAAAAAAGAGCTCCCTGTTACCGAAGGCAGGTATCAGTATTTACTTGAAGAAATAAGGATCCCGTACGGTAAAAATAACCTTTTTACTGTCACAGGTAAGGGAGTGGAGAACCTTGACGTAAGCGTAAAGAAACTGATCTGGATCAAACTGTCTTCTGATGCATCCGGTGGAACTGCAACCATTTCTCAAGGACATGTTCCTCCTTTAACTTACAAAATTCTTATTAGTGGCGATGCTCTGAGTAAAGCCTCTTCCGTAAAACTTACAGTTACGGCATCTCAGACTATAACAGCTGACTCAAACGGAAATTTCGAATTTAATTATGACACTTCTGCATTGCCCGCAGGCAAATATGTAGTAACGATAGGGAATAAGGCAAAAACAATCGAACTTGGATCTGGAAATCAAAATGCACCTGCTATCAGTAGTATCTCACCTTCAAAAGGACCAAGTGGTGAACAGGTAACTATAACTGGAACAGGTTTTTATGGAGCAACAGGTGTCTATTTTGGAGGGAAAAAAGCCAGTTATTACTCAATTCAAGGTGGTACTAAGATTGTTGTACCTGCCCCGAAAGGAAGCGGAACTGTTCAAGTAACAGTAAACTCTGAAAATGGAAAGAGCAATAGTGTATCATATACCTATACTTCACCGAAAATCAGTTAA